The nucleotide sequence TATGCAGTTGAAAAAGCTAATCCTACCCTTAAAAATCTTTTAGAATTTCACTTAAAGACTACAACGGGAAAAGGTTATGAGCTTGCCTATGAGGATCCAAAGAAGTTCAAAGAAGCAGTTTCAAAACTTTTTGGAGAGTACAGCGGAAGATTGCTTGAAATGTTAATTATAAGCTACTTTAAAGAGAAAGTTGGATTAAAGGAGAATATAGAGGATTTAGAGGATCTTGTGAAGTACGTCAAGAGAATCTACGGGGAGTAAAGATGAATGCCAATCCATTAGAGATTTTAAAGGAATCTTCTAAGAGAATAAGCCCAACACTTATTGAATACGAAATTGGAAGCGAGGTTGAAATTGTACTGTATCATTTAATAGCAAAACTTAGACCAGAATATCAAGATTTCATTGTAGTGTCCTTTCATGATGCATACCTAGCTCTAAGGAAGTATCTCGAAAACACCTTATCCCATGAGGAAATTAACAAAATTTTCAACAACATACATCTAGTTTCTGTAAATCCCGTGCTAGAGACTTCAGAAAGCAAACCTAATGATGTGATAAAAAGTACCCACCACGATATAATTGTTGGAAGGATTTTAGAGATAGCTTCAAGAATACAGGGGAGAGCATTGTTCCTGATTTTGGGGCTTGATTTCTATGGAATCCGGATCGGAAAAGAAGAGTTAATAGATCTCTTTCCAGCGCTTGTTTCAGCAATTGGACGAAAAAGAGACAGTAACTTAATAATGACTCTCAACGTTAAGGTATTCCCTCAGAGTGTCGTTGAAATTGTGAACAGTTTTGCATTTAATGTTGCTCATTTAGGCATTGAGATTCACGACAAAGACTTAAAAAGATATATAACCCTAATAAGAACGATATTCCTAGAGTACAACCTCAAAAAATGGTACTACAGGCTTTTTGGAAAAGAACTTATATTCAAACCTGCTAATCCTGAGGACTAACTTTTTAAGTTCGCTCCTTTTCTTTTTACAAAAGTCCCAATAGAGGTGATGCTCATGGAAATCAACTTAAAAGAACAAAAAGTCGTTAAGGATATAAAGCTGAGAAAAGGTATGACTGCAGGTGAAATAACCAGACAGCTCTTTGAGAGCGGAGGTTTCGTTGCAAAGAAGTTTGCATTGGCAGTTGACATCCTGGAAAAGATGATAAAAGACAAGGATACATTCAAGTTTCTAAGCTTTCCAGCATGCATAATGGCAACAGGAACGAGGGGAATAATTGTAGATTTGATTAAAAATAAGCTCTTCGATGCTGTAATTACCACTTGCGGAACTCTAGACCATGACCTAGCAAGACTCTGGAAGCCATACTATCATGGGAGCTTTCTGATGGATGATAAGGAACTCCACAAGCAAGGGATAAATAGGCTTGGAAATGTCTTAGTGCCCAACGACAGCTACTGGATTGTTGAGGAAAAGCTACAGGGAATATTTCAGGATATCTATGATTCGGGCAAAAGAAGATTAGCAACGTATGAGCTTGTGTGGGAAATTGGAAAACGCTTGGAGAATGAAGAAGGCAAAGAGAACAGCTTCATCTATTGGGCATATAAAAACGAAATTCCAGTTTTCATTCCTGGAATTACCGATGGGGCAGTTGGCTATCAACTATGGCTTTTCATTCAGGATAAAGAAGACTTTATCATTGATGTTTTCAAAGATGAAACAAAATTGGATGAAATAATGGCATCACTGGCTTCAAACAACAGAAAGAGCGGCGCTTTGATGATTGGTGGGGGAATTTCAAAACACCACACAATATGGTGGAATCAGTTTTGGAAGGAAGGCCTCGACTATGCTGTTTACATAACGACAGCAGTTGAATGGGACGGCTCATTGAGCGGTGCAAGGATGAGAGAAGCAGTCTCATGGGGCAAAGTAAGAGAAAATGCAAGATACGTTACCGTTGAGGGTGATGCAACCGTTTTGCTGCCGTTCATGATTGCTTCCCTGCTGGAGAGACTTTGATTTTTTGATTCCATTTTTATGCCTCAATATCAAAACATTATTAAACTTCAAAAGCCAATTCTCTAATGCCCGGGGAGCACCGCCGAAGGCGGAGTCTATGAACTTGGGCGGGTTATTGCCCCCATTCATTCTTGAGAAGCTAAGTTTGCTTGCAAAAGGCTGAAGTTAAAAGCAAGGAGAAAAGAAAGGACTCACATACCAAGCTCTTCTTTAATGGTCTCGGCAAGCTTCTGGATTCCAATCTTAATCTTCTCCTCGTCAACATATGTAAAGTTCAAGCGCATTGTGTTTTTGACATCTCTGTATGCAAAGAAGGCCTCTCCCGGCACGTAAGCAACGCCTTTCTTTACGGCTTTTTCAAGCATCAGCTTTGTGTCAATGCTCTCTGGAACAGTTGCCCAGACGAACATACCACCTTCTGGCTTTGTCCATTTAACACCTTCAGGCATATAGTCCTCGAGGGCATCAAGCATGGCATCTCTCTTTGGCTTGTAGAACTCGATTATCTTTGGAATATGCTTCTCTAAGAGTCCTTTTTCAAGGAATCTCCATGCAACAACTTGTCCAAAGGTGTTTGTACACAGGTCTACAGCCTGCTTTGCAATCTCAAGCTTTCTGATGAAGTGAGGCTCACCTGCAATCCATCCTAACCTGAATCCCGGAGCAAGTATCTTTGAGAAAGTTCCAAAGTAAAAGACTCTTCCTTCAGTATCGAACTTCTTTATTGGTGGAACTGGCTTTCCGGAATAGCGAAGCTCTCCATATGGGTCATCTTCAACAATGAGAAAGTCATATTCATTTGCAAGCTCCACAAGGTACTTCCTCCTTTCTTCGCTCATTGTAACACCTGCTGGGTTCTGGAAAGTTGGGACTGTATAAACGAACTTAACTTTCTTACCCTCCGCTTTAAGCTCTTTGAGCTTCTCCTCGAGGAGATCAACTCTCATTCCCTCATCGTCAAGTGGAATCTGAATGAACTTCGGATCATAGTACTTAAAGGCATTTAGCGCTGCCAGATAAGTTGGAGCCTCAACTACTATCAAATCCCCAGGATTAATAAAGGTCCTCCCCATAAGATCCAGAGCTTGTTGTGAGCCTGATACAATCATAATGTCAACTTTTGAAATCGGAATTCCATACCTGTCCCTTAACCACTCTGCAAGCTTGAGTCTTAGTGGTGTGAATCCTTTCGTTGTTCCGTATTGTAATGCCTTATCAGCATGCTCTCTAACTACTTCTTGGACTATCTCTTCGATCTGTTCAACTGGAAATGTTGCTGGATTTGGCAATCCTCCCGCCATTGAGATTACATCAGATGCTTCAACGAGCTTTAAAAGCTCTCTAATTTCAGATGCTTTCATCTGCAAAGCTTTATCTGAGAAATAACTTTCATAATTCAGGGTTTTGGATTCTAATTTCTTTTGAAGTGCCTCCTCCATATTCATAACCTCCAAAACTTTATAATGCACAAGTTTGATCACATCCCCAATTCTATACATGGAGAACTTTGTGGCAATTAAATATAAAGCTTTCGGCATTGGTCGTGAATACCCTTTATGTTTGTAAAGAAAAAATACTACTTTATTTTAAGCACATCAAAGCTCTATTACGAACATCAATGAACAGGAAGAGTAAAGAGCACACAAAAGGGTAAGTATATAAAGCCCTATGAAAAAAATAAGCCCTAATAGAAATTTGGAGGGAGTAATATGAGGCTAGTTAAGGAGGTTTATGA is from Thermococcus paralvinellae and encodes:
- a CDS encoding NitrOD5 domain-containing protein translates to MSNTEEIVVKAVIYAVEKANPTLKNLLEFHLKTTTGKGYELAYEDPKKFKEAVSKLFGEYSGRLLEMLIISYFKEKVGLKENIEDLEDLVKYVKRIYGE
- a CDS encoding deoxyhypusine synthase, which produces MEINLKEQKVVKDIKLRKGMTAGEITRQLFESGGFVAKKFALAVDILEKMIKDKDTFKFLSFPACIMATGTRGIIVDLIKNKLFDAVITTCGTLDHDLARLWKPYYHGSFLMDDKELHKQGINRLGNVLVPNDSYWIVEEKLQGIFQDIYDSGKRRLATYELVWEIGKRLENEEGKENSFIYWAYKNEIPVFIPGITDGAVGYQLWLFIQDKEDFIIDVFKDETKLDEIMASLASNNRKSGALMIGGGISKHHTIWWNQFWKEGLDYAVYITTAVEWDGSLSGARMREAVSWGKVRENARYVTVEGDATVLLPFMIASLLERL
- a CDS encoding aminotransferase-like domain-containing protein, which gives rise to MEEALQKKLESKTLNYESYFSDKALQMKASEIRELLKLVEASDVISMAGGLPNPATFPVEQIEEIVQEVVREHADKALQYGTTKGFTPLRLKLAEWLRDRYGIPISKVDIMIVSGSQQALDLMGRTFINPGDLIVVEAPTYLAALNAFKYYDPKFIQIPLDDEGMRVDLLEEKLKELKAEGKKVKFVYTVPTFQNPAGVTMSEERRKYLVELANEYDFLIVEDDPYGELRYSGKPVPPIKKFDTEGRVFYFGTFSKILAPGFRLGWIAGEPHFIRKLEIAKQAVDLCTNTFGQVVAWRFLEKGLLEKHIPKIIEFYKPKRDAMLDALEDYMPEGVKWTKPEGGMFVWATVPESIDTKLMLEKAVKKGVAYVPGEAFFAYRDVKNTMRLNFTYVDEEKIKIGIQKLAETIKEELGM